A single genomic interval of Picosynechococcus sp. PCC 7003 harbors:
- a CDS encoding polysaccharide biosynthesis tyrosine autokinase: MDKQDTNNAVLEYQNNGHKKNGAIAPIPYPVSPLLQPADYGDDFDLRQFLSVIRRRAWLILGVITVSMGAVTFNTFSQEKIYLSKFRLLVEPVNSNNSVSDLARSLPGNFGSGSGELDYATQIQVLRSPELLQKVIQPLQQQYPDLNYNTLLSNLSISRPGETKILEVSYQNSDPDQIEAVLEQLASVYLEYSLADRQTNVRQGLQFIDEQLPNLQQEVDTLQAELQQFRQDYNFTEPEIHFNQLAQKAATLEEQRFQLQQEMAQAQTRLQSLQGDSGALAALENSETYQQVLGQLRSVEANIAKESTRFQADSLNIQVLREERQNLLPILQQEAERVGATQVTDAANQLRILQARIPSLNQAQAEVEQSFQNLAVLNRLYTDLQRRLGISTEALTELLARRQALQVQAAQTEIPWEIIEGSTRPNLPISPNIQRSLMLGFIASSVLGVGAALLLDKLTDVYYSSDDLKNRTKLPLLANIPYEEQHGITGTAESSLPPLLRFQRWLGSFLPASTARTWRKMTSGDQSYGSYGYYGASAFSESLRVLHTNLKLLSADCPLRSVIIASALPGDGKSTIALNLAPTAAILGQKVLLVDSDMRRPQVAQRLNLNQKQGLSTVITNNSSETEIADYLQKPMPLVDFSVLPAGDLPPDPAKLLASQKMKHLVEDFERTFDLVVYDTPPVLGLADTSLLASHADGVILVVTLNKTTRSAVSQAIATFKQANIPILGLVANSQTKGTSSSSYAYSYYGSQSKNG; this comes from the coding sequence ATGGATAAGCAAGACACCAATAACGCTGTTCTCGAGTATCAAAATAACGGCCATAAAAAAAATGGGGCGATCGCCCCAATACCGTATCCCGTTTCTCCCCTCTTACAACCAGCAGACTATGGTGACGACTTCGATTTGCGTCAGTTCTTATCTGTTATTCGGCGTCGGGCATGGTTAATTCTAGGAGTGATAACCGTTAGCATGGGGGCGGTTACTTTTAATACGTTTTCCCAAGAAAAAATATACTTATCGAAGTTTCGTTTATTGGTCGAACCTGTTAATTCCAACAATAGTGTGTCTGACCTAGCCCGGAGCTTGCCCGGAAACTTTGGTAGCGGATCAGGTGAATTAGACTACGCGACGCAAATTCAGGTTTTACGCAGTCCCGAATTGCTGCAAAAAGTGATTCAACCACTGCAGCAACAATATCCGGATCTCAACTACAATACTCTCCTCAGTAATCTCAGTATTAGCCGACCGGGAGAGACAAAAATTCTCGAAGTCAGCTATCAAAATTCCGATCCCGATCAAATTGAAGCGGTGCTAGAACAACTTGCTTCGGTCTATCTGGAGTACAGCTTGGCTGATCGCCAAACCAACGTTAGACAAGGCCTTCAGTTTATCGATGAGCAATTGCCCAACCTCCAACAGGAAGTGGATACCCTGCAGGCAGAGCTTCAGCAATTTCGCCAAGACTATAATTTCACCGAGCCAGAGATTCATTTCAATCAGCTAGCCCAAAAAGCAGCAACACTAGAGGAGCAGCGCTTCCAACTCCAGCAAGAAATGGCCCAAGCCCAAACTCGCCTTCAATCCCTCCAAGGAGACAGTGGGGCCTTAGCTGCCCTCGAAAATTCAGAAACCTATCAGCAAGTCCTTGGTCAACTGCGATCAGTTGAGGCTAACATTGCCAAAGAATCGACACGTTTCCAAGCTGACAGCTTAAATATTCAAGTGTTGAGGGAAGAACGTCAGAATTTACTACCCATTCTGCAACAGGAGGCCGAACGGGTAGGGGCAACCCAAGTGACAGATGCAGCCAATCAGCTCCGCATTTTGCAAGCTCGGATTCCATCTCTCAATCAAGCCCAAGCTGAAGTCGAGCAATCTTTTCAGAATCTCGCTGTCTTGAATCGGCTATATACCGATCTCCAGCGACGGCTAGGGATTTCAACCGAAGCCTTAACGGAGCTCCTGGCAAGACGCCAAGCTCTACAAGTACAAGCCGCCCAAACGGAGATTCCGTGGGAGATCATTGAAGGTTCCACCCGTCCTAATTTACCAATCTCCCCTAATATTCAACGGAGCTTGATGTTGGGCTTCATTGCCAGTTCTGTTTTGGGCGTCGGCGCAGCTTTACTGCTTGACAAACTCACTGACGTTTACTACTCTTCAGACGACCTCAAGAATCGTACAAAGCTACCATTGTTAGCCAATATTCCCTACGAGGAACAACATGGGATTACTGGGACAGCAGAGTCATCATTGCCACCGCTGCTGCGTTTCCAACGTTGGCTAGGCTCTTTCCTGCCGGCTTCAACGGCTCGGACATGGCGGAAAATGACCAGTGGGGATCAGTCCTATGGCTCTTACGGATATTATGGTGCGTCTGCGTTTTCTGAATCCCTACGGGTGCTCCATACCAATCTAAAATTATTGAGTGCCGATTGCCCTTTACGTTCTGTGATTATTGCTTCAGCTTTGCCGGGGGATGGGAAGTCAACAATTGCCCTAAACTTAGCGCCAACGGCAGCGATTCTCGGCCAGAAAGTATTGCTGGTTGATTCTGATATGCGGCGTCCCCAGGTCGCTCAACGTCTCAATTTAAACCAAAAACAGGGTCTCAGTACTGTGATTACAAACAATAGCAGCGAGACTGAAATCGCAGACTATTTGCAGAAACCGATGCCCTTGGTGGATTTTTCGGTGTTGCCAGCGGGTGATCTGCCCCCTGACCCGGCAAAATTACTCGCGTCTCAAAAGATGAAACATTTGGTTGAGGACTTTGAGCGCACGTTTGACCTCGTTGTCTATGATACGCCGCCGGTACTTGGACTTGCGGACACCAGTCTTCTGGCTTCCCATGCCGATGGTGTGATTTTAGTGGTCACTCTAAATAAAACTACGCGTTCAGCCGTTTCCCAGGCGATCGCCACCTTTAAACAAGCCAATATTCCGATTTTAGGACTCGTTGCTAACAGTCAAACAAAAGGTACATCTAGCAGTTCTTATGCCTATTCCTACTACGGCTCCCAGTCCAAAAACGGCTAA
- a CDS encoding diguanylate cyclase: protein MLDLTSYKSVEKCLIKDPIVLAAETTLLEAANTMADLKRTCELQDKISDALEINSSRASCILVMAGRQLKGIVTERDLLKWVILDQNWQRITLKQIMTTPVISLTWDQSLTPLHISQLLQKHRIRHLPVLDTEGQLFGLITHRLLRGVIEPVHLLRLRFVTEVMVSRVVYGAPQQSMWHLAKLMMEHRVGSIVIVKPHPTLEQAWFPLGIVTEQDILHLRSLDVDLEKITAEQTMTRPTKIAVHRSLIEAKQLMEQHQTHRLIVVGEHHELLGLVTQSNLLEAMNQNEMYGLVSFLEQQIQERTRELDRLNQKLRQEVQERKKAEHRIRQLSLTDELTGVYNRRGFFMLVEQELSLLERQKLPFSLFFFDVDNLKVINDRLGHATGDRVIVDAAQILRDCFRKADILARLGGDEFTCFAPVNQTEAQLIYQRLQTAIATFNQQQQRPYQLSISTGYTSYAEFPADASLRTLLRQADEKMYRDKQRRKQGRQSACDDSPLSNTTKQNRDPDYLPKQSLNL from the coding sequence ATGCTTGATCTCACTTCCTACAAATCCGTTGAAAAATGCCTTATTAAAGACCCAATTGTGCTCGCAGCGGAGACCACCTTGCTGGAAGCCGCAAACACCATGGCGGATTTAAAGCGCACCTGTGAGTTACAAGACAAAATAAGCGACGCCCTGGAGATCAATAGTAGCCGGGCCAGTTGTATTCTCGTGATGGCGGGTCGGCAATTAAAAGGGATTGTGACCGAGCGAGACCTCTTGAAATGGGTCATCCTGGATCAAAATTGGCAGCGGATCACCCTAAAGCAAATTATGACGACCCCCGTCATCTCCCTGACTTGGGATCAGTCTTTAACGCCCCTGCATATTTCCCAACTGCTGCAAAAACATCGGATTCGTCACCTACCGGTGTTGGATACCGAAGGTCAGCTATTTGGCTTAATCACCCACCGTTTACTGCGCGGTGTTATTGAACCGGTGCATTTACTGCGCTTGCGATTTGTCACAGAAGTAATGGTGAGTCGCGTGGTCTACGGTGCGCCTCAACAATCCATGTGGCATTTGGCCAAGCTGATGATGGAACATCGCGTGGGTTCCATTGTGATTGTTAAACCCCATCCGACCCTCGAACAGGCTTGGTTTCCCCTGGGGATCGTCACAGAGCAGGATATTTTACATTTGCGCTCCCTGGATGTGGATTTAGAAAAGATCACAGCGGAACAGACCATGACCCGGCCGACCAAAATTGCGGTGCACCGTTCTTTGATTGAGGCCAAACAACTAATGGAACAGCACCAAACCCACCGTTTGATCGTCGTTGGGGAGCACCATGAGCTCCTGGGGTTGGTGACTCAATCGAATCTACTAGAGGCGATGAACCAAAATGAGATGTACGGGCTTGTGAGCTTTTTAGAGCAGCAAATCCAAGAGCGCACCCGGGAACTGGATCGCCTCAATCAAAAACTGCGTCAGGAAGTCCAAGAGCGAAAAAAAGCCGAACATCGCATTCGTCAACTGTCTCTCACGGATGAGTTGACGGGCGTTTACAATCGTCGGGGTTTCTTTATGCTCGTCGAACAGGAATTATCCTTGCTAGAGCGCCAAAAGTTGCCTTTTTCGCTCTTCTTCTTTGATGTGGATAATCTGAAGGTGATCAATGATCGCCTGGGCCATGCGACGGGCGATCGCGTCATTGTCGATGCCGCCCAAATCCTGCGGGACTGTTTCCGAAAGGCGGATATTCTGGCACGTCTGGGGGGTGATGAATTTACCTGTTTTGCGCCGGTGAATCAAACAGAGGCACAGCTGATTTACCAACGACTACAAACGGCGATCGCCACCTTCAACCAACAACAACAGCGCCCCTACCAACTTTCAATCAGCACTGGCTACACGAGTTACGCAGAATTTCCAGCCGATGCGTCCCTCCGCACCCTGTTGAGACAGGCCGACGAAAAAATGTATCGAGATAAGCAGCGTCGGAAACAAGGGCGACAATCTGCCTGTGACGACAGCCCTCTTTCCAATACCACAAAACAGAACAGAGATCCGGACTATTTGCCTAAACAATCCCTTAACTTGTAG
- the rplI gene encoding 50S ribosomal protein L9, with the protein MSKRLQVVLNQDVRKLGNNGDLVEVAPGYARNYLLPQGIASLATPGILRQVEQRREKERQRLLAELQDAEARKVALKTVGKLIIRKQVGEENQIFGTVTTQDVADAIKERAGQDVDRRGITLPEIGKTGSYEAQVKLHPEVIATVQFDVIAL; encoded by the coding sequence ATGAGTAAGCGTTTACAGGTAGTCCTTAATCAGGACGTGCGCAAGCTAGGCAACAATGGTGACCTCGTTGAAGTTGCCCCCGGCTATGCCCGTAACTACCTCCTCCCCCAAGGCATTGCCTCCCTCGCCACCCCCGGCATTCTTCGCCAAGTTGAACAGCGCCGCGAAAAAGAACGTCAACGTCTGCTTGCAGAACTCCAGGACGCCGAAGCGCGTAAAGTTGCTCTCAAAACTGTGGGTAAACTAATTATCCGCAAGCAAGTTGGTGAAGAAAATCAAATTTTCGGTACCGTAACAACCCAGGATGTGGCAGACGCCATCAAAGAAAGAGCAGGCCAAGATGTGGATCGTCGTGGCATTACGCTCCCTGAAATTGGCAAAACTGGTAGCTACGAAGCCCAGGTTAAACTGCACCCCGAAGTGATCGCAACGGTTCAGTTCGACGTGATTGCCCTCTAG
- a CDS encoding SLBB domain-containing protein translates to MQFFILFCTSVLILIPGSLSTAAAVTPSGKPDSKDGVVQTQNPQRINLSSNALPAMGADRTYILGVGDQLEIEVFNVPEYSGSQRVLADGSLNLPAIGKVPVAGLTIEAAEAAIATRYRSELRYPKITLVLLQPRSFQVTLSGEVNSPGAYTLDGGEFPTLVQAIQASGGLTYAADLRQVQIRRLNPSGARQTVAVDLWELLQNGDASQNIALRDGDAVFVPAIETVNLTESAQLAASNLIGTPATLDIGVVGEVFRPGIYRLTGSESQTNPTVSQAIREAGGIKPSADIRKIQVRRLTRSGTPQTIDIDFWELFQAGDLTQDLALQQGDTISIATADALSDAEAAQIVSTNLSPDRILVNVVGEVENPGSVQVPANTTLNQAVLAAGGFTDRSRENVELIRLNPNGTIVQQQFEIDFSQSVNAESNPILWNNDVIIVDRNATASFTDGLSRILSPLRNLLPFGFLF, encoded by the coding sequence ATGCAATTTTTCATCCTGTTTTGTACGTCAGTCCTCATCCTCATTCCTGGTAGTTTAAGCACTGCCGCTGCTGTCACGCCCTCTGGCAAGCCTGATTCAAAGGATGGGGTGGTACAAACGCAAAACCCACAACGGATAAACCTATCGTCTAACGCTTTGCCAGCAATGGGTGCTGATCGGACTTACATCCTTGGTGTAGGCGACCAGTTAGAGATTGAGGTCTTCAATGTGCCTGAATACAGCGGTAGTCAACGGGTGTTGGCCGATGGTTCCCTTAACCTCCCGGCCATTGGTAAAGTGCCGGTTGCAGGCCTAACCATTGAAGCAGCAGAAGCGGCGATCGCCACCCGCTACCGGTCAGAATTACGCTATCCCAAAATCACCCTTGTCCTGCTGCAGCCTCGTTCCTTCCAAGTAACCCTCTCCGGAGAAGTCAATAGTCCTGGTGCCTATACTCTAGATGGAGGTGAGTTTCCCACCCTTGTACAAGCCATTCAAGCCTCAGGGGGCCTCACCTATGCCGCCGATTTACGACAAGTGCAAATTCGCCGCCTCAACCCATCTGGAGCAAGACAAACCGTCGCCGTTGACCTCTGGGAACTGTTACAAAATGGCGATGCGAGCCAAAACATTGCCCTGCGGGATGGAGATGCCGTTTTTGTGCCCGCAATAGAAACGGTAAACTTAACGGAGTCGGCTCAACTAGCGGCGTCTAACCTGATTGGTACCCCTGCGACCCTAGATATTGGTGTTGTTGGCGAAGTGTTTCGTCCGGGTATCTATCGATTAACCGGCAGCGAATCCCAGACTAATCCCACCGTCTCCCAAGCCATTCGGGAAGCCGGTGGGATCAAACCCTCCGCCGATATTCGCAAGATTCAAGTGCGACGTCTCACCCGCAGCGGTACCCCCCAAACCATCGACATTGATTTCTGGGAACTGTTTCAAGCGGGGGATTTAACCCAAGACCTAGCTCTACAACAAGGAGATACCATTTCTATCGCCACGGCTGACGCTCTATCCGATGCCGAAGCCGCCCAAATCGTTTCCACTAACCTATCACCCGATAGAATTTTGGTTAACGTGGTAGGCGAAGTCGAGAATCCTGGTAGTGTCCAAGTTCCTGCCAATACGACGTTAAACCAAGCTGTGCTCGCCGCTGGAGGATTTACAGACCGCTCCCGTGAAAATGTGGAATTAATTCGTTTGAATCCCAATGGCACCATTGTCCAGCAGCAGTTCGAAATTGATTTTTCTCAAAGCGTCAATGCCGAATCCAACCCAATCTTGTGGAACAACGATGTCATTATTGTGGATCGGAATGCGACAGCTAGCTTTACAGATGGACTCTCACGCATTTTAAGTCCACTACGAAATCTTTTACCTTTCGGTTTCTTATTTTAA
- a CDS encoding phosphoglucomutase/phosphomannomutase family protein has protein sequence MAFGNQQPIRFGTDGWRGIIAADFTFERVQRVAIATAHVLKENFADQADDNTVIVGYDRRFLADEFALAAAEAIQGAGFRVRVLLANSYAPTPALSYAAHHQKALGAIALTASHNPAGYLGLKVKGAFGGSVSEEITAQIEACLEADSEPQALTMGSLDYFDPWQDYCSGLQQLVDLEKIRQAIASGRLQVFADVMYGAAAGGLTQLLNTAIQEIHSEPDPLFGGRPPEPLEKHLSQLQRTIRTAHDQNSNAIQVGFVFDGDGDRIAAVAGDGSFLSSQKLIPILLAHLSQNRKYQGEVVKTVSGSDLIPRLSKYYDLPVFETPIGYKYIAERMQQTQVLLGGEESGGIGYGHHIPERDALLAALYLLEAIATFDQDLGEIYHSLQTKADFHGAYDRIDLHLRDFSSRDRLLKLLATNPPKAIANREVLHCDTKDGYKFRLADQSWLLIRFSGTEPVLRLYSEAANPEAVQEILAWAKTWAEAAD, from the coding sequence TTGGCGTTTGGAAATCAACAGCCGATTCGGTTCGGCACAGACGGTTGGCGTGGCATTATTGCAGCGGATTTTACCTTTGAACGGGTGCAACGGGTGGCGATCGCCACGGCCCATGTTTTAAAAGAAAATTTCGCGGATCAGGCTGACGATAATACAGTGATTGTCGGCTATGACCGGCGGTTTCTTGCAGATGAGTTTGCCCTCGCCGCCGCAGAGGCGATCCAGGGGGCAGGGTTTCGCGTTCGCGTGCTCCTGGCCAATAGCTATGCACCCACCCCGGCCCTCAGTTATGCAGCCCATCACCAAAAGGCTCTGGGGGCGATCGCCCTAACGGCTAGCCATAATCCGGCGGGTTATCTGGGTTTGAAGGTGAAAGGGGCTTTCGGCGGTTCGGTTTCCGAGGAAATTACCGCTCAAATTGAGGCGTGCCTAGAGGCGGACAGTGAACCTCAAGCTTTAACGATGGGCAGCCTAGACTATTTCGACCCGTGGCAGGACTATTGCAGCGGGTTACAGCAACTGGTGGATCTCGAAAAAATTCGTCAGGCGATCGCCAGTGGCCGTTTACAGGTTTTTGCCGATGTAATGTATGGGGCGGCGGCGGGCGGCCTCACTCAACTGCTCAATACTGCGATCCAAGAAATCCACAGCGAGCCAGATCCTTTGTTTGGGGGGCGGCCACCGGAACCTTTAGAAAAGCATTTGTCCCAGCTCCAACGCACAATCCGCACCGCCCATGATCAAAATTCAAACGCAATTCAGGTGGGGTTTGTCTTTGATGGCGATGGCGATCGCATTGCCGCTGTGGCCGGAGATGGTTCGTTTCTCAGTTCCCAAAAGTTAATCCCAATTTTATTGGCCCATTTGTCTCAAAACCGCAAATATCAGGGAGAGGTTGTTAAAACTGTCAGCGGCTCTGATTTAATCCCACGTTTGAGCAAATACTACGATTTGCCAGTCTTTGAAACGCCCATTGGCTACAAATACATCGCCGAACGGATGCAACAGACTCAGGTTCTCCTCGGTGGAGAAGAGTCCGGCGGCATTGGCTACGGCCATCACATTCCCGAACGGGATGCTCTCCTTGCAGCTTTATATTTACTGGAGGCGATCGCCACCTTCGATCAAGACCTCGGCGAGATTTACCATTCTCTGCAAACCAAAGCTGATTTCCATGGAGCTTACGACCGCATTGATCTACATTTGCGGGACTTCTCCAGCCGCGATCGCCTTTTAAAGCTGCTTGCGACTAATCCCCCCAAGGCGATTGCCAACCGTGAGGTGCTTCACTGCGACACCAAAGATGGCTATAAATTCCGCCTCGCTGATCAAAGTTGGTTGTTGATTCGCTTTAGCGGCACTGAACCTGTACTGCGGTTATATAGTGAAGCGGCCAACCCTGAAGCTGTCCAGGAGATCCTCGCCTGGGCGAAAACCTGGGCTGAGGCTGCCGACTAA
- a CDS encoding CCA tRNA nucleotidyltransferase, with protein MVLDSPKERLAEFLRLLPFSVAELPAEACLVGGAVRDALLQRQSDYIDFDFVVPKKAVETARAIAKKYQAGFVVLDEMRQIARVVFRQGTLDFAQQEGESLERDLRRRDYCVNAIAYHIRSDCLVDPLNGLADLENKVLRMVTPENLADDPLRLLRAYRQAAQLGFSLDADTRAQIRELAPLIKNIAAERIQHELNYLLHHPRGDRWLELAFQDGLLAYWLPAADQKSLDRVQRLTAIGQELAEIHPEFATETGWLALGKLACLVGTDPEQAQQAIARLKYPRYELRTVSTVIEMLPQLLASQAQPLSLREQYFFFQTVKGAFPILALVARSFGLSAATLAPLLQRYFTASDPVAHPVSLLSGKDLIRELHLSPSPQIGHLLTEIQVAHLEGKIHTKAEAIEWGRSQLHT; from the coding sequence ATGGTTTTGGACTCTCCCAAGGAGCGTTTAGCTGAATTTTTACGCCTTTTGCCATTTTCTGTGGCGGAATTACCAGCGGAGGCTTGCTTGGTGGGAGGTGCCGTGCGAGATGCCCTCTTGCAGCGCCAGAGTGATTATATTGATTTTGATTTTGTCGTCCCCAAAAAGGCAGTGGAAACAGCCCGTGCCATTGCGAAAAAATATCAAGCGGGTTTTGTGGTACTCGATGAGATGCGTCAAATTGCCCGGGTGGTCTTCCGGCAGGGGACGTTGGATTTTGCTCAACAGGAAGGGGAAAGCCTCGAGCGGGATTTGCGGCGGCGGGATTATTGTGTGAATGCGATCGCCTATCATATTCGTTCTGATTGTTTAGTTGATCCCCTCAATGGCCTCGCCGACCTAGAAAATAAAGTGTTGCGGATGGTGACGCCGGAAAATTTAGCCGATGACCCCCTGCGGTTGTTGCGGGCCTATCGCCAGGCGGCGCAGTTGGGATTTTCTTTAGATGCTGACACCAGGGCACAGATCCGGGAACTAGCCCCTTTGATCAAAAATATTGCGGCAGAACGGATTCAGCATGAGTTGAATTATTTGTTGCACCACCCGAGGGGCGATCGCTGGCTAGAGCTGGCCTTTCAGGATGGCTTGCTGGCGTATTGGTTGCCCGCAGCAGATCAAAAAAGCTTAGATCGTGTGCAACGGTTAACGGCCATTGGTCAGGAATTGGCCGAAATTCACCCTGAATTTGCCACGGAGACAGGATGGCTCGCCCTGGGGAAATTGGCCTGTTTGGTGGGCACCGATCCAGAACAGGCCCAACAGGCGATCGCCCGCTTAAAATATCCCCGGTACGAACTGCGCACCGTCAGCACTGTCATCGAAATGCTCCCCCAACTGTTGGCCAGCCAAGCGCAACCCTTGAGCCTGCGGGAACAATATTTCTTCTTCCAAACGGTTAAAGGGGCCTTTCCCATCCTTGCCCTGGTGGCCCGGAGTTTTGGCCTCAGCGCTGCCACGTTAGCGCCATTATTGCAACGATACTTCACCGCCAGCGATCCCGTCGCCCATCCGGTTTCTCTCCTATCGGGGAAGGATCTCATCCGTGAGTTGCATCTTTCTCCCAGTCCCCAAATTGGCCATTTACTCACCGAAATTCAAGTGGCCCACCTCGAAGGAAAAATCCACACCAAAGCCGAAGCCATCGAGTGGGGGCGATCGCAGTTGCACACATAG
- the cysH gene encoding phosphoadenosine phosphosulfate reductase, giving the protein MGGMMPDLDLAAVNEKLSEANAVEVVQWASQTFPEGLIMSTSFGIQSAVMLHLVTQVIPDIPVVWIDTGYLPNATYRFAEELGDRLNLNLKVYQSPLSPARMEALYGKLWEQDNIEAFNRYDYIRKVEPMQRALKELNAKAWLAGLRKGQTDHRKTLGYVAKQGKQYKIHPILTWTSKDVYEYLMAHDLPYHPYFDKGYVTVGDWHSSRPLMAGDESERDTRFRGLKQECGLHLPSTSEEAQSLDSSGL; this is encoded by the coding sequence ATGGGTGGGATGATGCCAGATCTTGATTTAGCTGCCGTTAACGAAAAACTCAGCGAGGCCAATGCCGTCGAAGTTGTTCAGTGGGCCTCCCAAACCTTTCCCGAAGGGCTGATCATGAGTACCAGTTTCGGGATTCAGTCGGCGGTGATGCTCCACCTCGTCACCCAGGTTATCCCGGATATTCCCGTCGTTTGGATTGACACTGGCTATCTACCAAACGCCACCTATCGCTTTGCCGAAGAATTAGGCGATCGCCTCAACCTGAATTTAAAAGTTTACCAATCGCCCCTCAGTCCTGCGCGGATGGAAGCCCTCTACGGCAAACTCTGGGAACAAGACAATATTGAAGCCTTTAACCGCTACGATTACATCCGCAAAGTCGAACCCATGCAACGGGCCCTCAAGGAGTTAAACGCCAAAGCCTGGCTTGCTGGACTCCGCAAAGGCCAAACCGACCACCGCAAGACCCTCGGTTACGTAGCAAAACAGGGCAAACAGTATAAAATCCACCCGATTTTGACTTGGACATCCAAGGACGTTTATGAGTATCTAATGGCCCACGATCTCCCCTACCATCCCTATTTCGATAAAGGCTATGTCACCGTAGGCGATTGGCATTCTAGTCGGCCCTTGATGGCTGGTGATGAAAGCGAGCGAGATACCCGTTTCCGGGGCCTGAAACAAGAATGTGGCCTGCATCTTCCCAGCACCTCCGAAGAAGCCCAGAGTCTAGACTCCAGCGGCCTCTAG
- the cysC gene encoding adenylyl-sulfate kinase, which produces MEHRGVTVWFTGLSGAGKTTISHALAERLKAAGCKLEILDGDIVRTNLTKGLGFSKEDRDENIRRIGFVSNLLTRNGVIVFVSAISPYREIREEVRQRIGDFVEIFVNAPLEECERRDVKGLYQRARAGEIKGFTGIDDPYEAPTNPEVECRTDLEELEESIEKVMAKLTELGYITP; this is translated from the coding sequence ATGGAGCATCGTGGCGTCACAGTTTGGTTCACCGGTCTGAGTGGTGCAGGGAAAACCACCATTAGCCATGCCCTAGCGGAACGTTTAAAAGCGGCTGGGTGTAAGTTAGAAATCCTGGATGGCGACATTGTCCGGACAAATCTCACCAAGGGCCTGGGCTTTAGCAAAGAAGACCGTGATGAAAATATTCGTCGGATTGGCTTTGTTTCCAACCTGCTCACCCGCAATGGTGTGATTGTCTTTGTTTCTGCCATTTCCCCTTACCGGGAAATCCGCGAAGAAGTGCGGCAACGGATTGGCGATTTCGTTGAAATTTTCGTTAATGCTCCCCTCGAAGAATGTGAACGACGGGATGTCAAAGGTCTTTATCAACGGGCAAGAGCGGGTGAAATTAAAGGCTTTACCGGGATTGATGATCCCTATGAAGCGCCCACCAATCCTGAAGTGGAATGCCGCACCGACCTCGAAGAACTTGAAGAAAGTATCGAAAAAGTGATGGCGAAGCTCACTGAACTAGGCTACATCACCCCCTAA
- a CDS encoding rhodanese-related sulfurtransferase, translating into MKDFVVITFYQFFDFPDYKERQQPIFNFADEQNIIGTILLAHEGINATIAGTQTALDAMVNFLRQDPRLADLTYKVSTAPKQPFKRLKVKLKKEIVTLGQPNVDPNNTVGTYIDPQDWNDLIQNPDVTLVDTRNDYEVGIGTFKGAINPNTQSFREFPDYVAENLDPQKNAKVAMFCTGGIRCEKATSYLLNQGFQEVYHLKGGILKYLEEIPVEESLWEGECFVFDERVTVKHGLETGHYELCYACGHPIDAEDKTSADYEIGVSCPYCIEALTPERRSRFEAKWQQRQQMKACQAS; encoded by the coding sequence ATGAAGGATTTTGTTGTCATCACCTTTTATCAATTTTTCGACTTTCCTGACTACAAAGAACGGCAACAACCCATTTTCAACTTCGCCGACGAACAAAATATCATTGGCACCATTCTATTGGCCCACGAAGGGATTAACGCCACCATTGCGGGCACCCAAACGGCCCTTGATGCCATGGTGAACTTTCTGCGCCAAGACCCTCGTCTCGCGGATCTCACTTACAAAGTTTCTACGGCCCCTAAACAGCCCTTTAAACGCCTCAAGGTCAAACTCAAAAAAGAAATTGTCACCCTGGGTCAACCGAACGTTGATCCGAATAATACCGTCGGCACCTACATTGATCCCCAGGATTGGAATGATTTGATCCAAAACCCGGATGTGACCCTCGTGGATACCCGCAATGATTATGAAGTGGGCATTGGTACTTTTAAGGGGGCCATTAACCCCAACACCCAATCCTTCCGCGAATTTCCCGATTATGTCGCCGAAAATTTAGATCCCCAGAAAAATGCGAAGGTGGCGATGTTTTGCACGGGGGGCATTCGCTGTGAAAAGGCGACCTCCTACCTTCTAAACCAGGGGTTTCAGGAGGTTTACCATCTCAAGGGTGGCATTTTAAAATATCTCGAAGAAATCCCCGTTGAAGAAAGCCTCTGGGAAGGGGAATGCTTTGTATTTGACGAGCGGGTCACGGTCAAGCATGGCCTAGAAACGGGTCACTATGAACTGTGCTACGCCTGTGGCCATCCCATTGATGCGGAGGATAAAACATCGGCGGACTATGAGATTGGCGTGTCTTGTCCTTACTGTATTGAGGCCTTGACCCCGGAACGGCGATCGCGCTTTGAAGCAAAATGGCAACAACGGCAACAGATGAAAGCCTGCCAGGCCAGTTAA